Proteins encoded within one genomic window of Candidatus Dependentiae bacterium:
- the typA gene encoding translational GTPase TypA has translation MSVQNKRNNVRNIAIIAHVDHGKTTLVDKMLRYAGTMDVTQGARVMDSNDIERERGITILAKNTGVNYGDFDINIVDTPGHSDFGGEVERTLQMVEGFLLLVDAAEGVLPGTRFVLSKALQLNLKPIVLINKIDRKDADIARTESLIHDLFLDLALDESQLDFPLLYGSSKLGFVTTSPDIESDTMKPLFDTILEFIPAPTEKADHLQFLVTSLDHSDFLGPIAIGRMFSGEISVGQQFICCKDTTISKPMKVTKIYKFRGLERIESQSAQFGDIIALTGFTEPVTIGTTLCEIGHPLPYSYVKIDEPTLSVYVSVNDSPFSGQDGKLLTSRQIKDRLEKELKTNVALRVEPTSSAESFKVSGRGQLHLGILLENMRREGFELQVSAPEVIYKTIDGVKCEPIEYLVVDLPEEQQGIVMEHLGKKKAEMKQMTHYDNGRVRIEFEVPSRGLLGFRGQFLTDTRGMGIATFSFSGYQPYKGDIPLRTKGALISMENGVVTGFALDNLQNRGTLFIKPGEKVYEGMIIGENSRDDDMDVNPCKQKKLTNMRASGTDESIRLEPPRKMELETCMEWIQPDELIEVTPGHIRLRKKALRANLRK, from the coding sequence ATGAGCGTACAAAACAAAAGAAATAACGTGCGTAATATTGCTATTATTGCCCACGTTGACCATGGAAAAACTACACTTGTAGATAAAATGCTTCGTTACGCCGGTACAATGGACGTAACTCAAGGGGCACGCGTAATGGATTCCAACGATATTGAACGTGAGCGTGGAATTACCATTTTAGCTAAAAATACTGGTGTAAATTACGGTGACTTTGATATCAATATCGTTGATACTCCTGGGCATAGTGACTTTGGTGGCGAAGTAGAGCGAACACTTCAAATGGTTGAAGGGTTTTTACTCCTTGTTGATGCTGCTGAAGGGGTACTGCCAGGAACGCGATTTGTGTTATCTAAAGCATTACAACTTAATTTAAAGCCTATCGTTTTAATCAATAAGATTGATAGAAAAGATGCTGATATTGCTCGAACAGAAAGTTTAATTCACGATCTGTTTTTAGATTTAGCTCTTGATGAAAGCCAGCTTGATTTCCCTCTTCTTTATGGGTCATCTAAGCTTGGTTTTGTAACGACAAGTCCAGATATTGAATCTGATACTATGAAGCCGTTATTTGATACTATTTTAGAGTTTATTCCTGCACCTACAGAAAAAGCTGATCATTTACAGTTTTTAGTAACTAGTTTAGATCACTCTGACTTTTTGGGGCCTATAGCCATTGGTCGCATGTTTAGTGGTGAGATTAGCGTAGGGCAACAATTTATTTGCTGTAAAGATACTACCATAAGTAAACCTATGAAGGTAACCAAGATCTATAAATTTAGGGGTCTTGAGCGTATTGAATCTCAATCAGCTCAATTTGGTGATATTATAGCTCTTACTGGTTTTACTGAACCGGTAACTATTGGTACTACACTGTGTGAAATTGGTCATCCATTACCTTATTCGTATGTTAAAATTGATGAACCTACACTTTCTGTGTATGTATCGGTGAACGATTCTCCTTTTAGTGGTCAAGATGGTAAGTTGCTTACTTCACGCCAAATTAAAGATAGACTCGAAAAAGAACTTAAAACAAACGTAGCTTTACGTGTAGAGCCTACAAGTTCAGCTGAAAGCTTTAAAGTATCTGGTCGTGGTCAATTACATTTAGGTATTTTACTTGAAAACATGCGTCGTGAAGGCTTTGAGTTACAAGTATCAGCACCTGAGGTAATTTATAAAACAATCGATGGCGTTAAATGTGAGCCTATTGAGTACTTGGTTGTAGATCTTCCTGAAGAGCAACAAGGTATTGTTATGGAACATCTTGGCAAAAAGAAAGCTGAGATGAAGCAAATGACCCATTATGATAACGGTCGCGTTCGTATAGAATTTGAAGTGCCATCACGTGGTCTTTTAGGTTTTAGAGGACAATTTTTAACCGATACACGTGGTATGGGTATAGCAACGTTTAGTTTTTCCGGTTATCAACCTTATAAAGGTGACATTCCTTTAAGAACTAAAGGCGCGCTTATATCGATGGAAAACGGTGTAGTTACTGGCTTTGCTCTTGATAACTTACAAAACCGTGGCACTTTATTTATTAAGCCTGGTGAAAAAGTATACGAAGGTATGATCATTGGTGAAAATAGCCGTGATGATGATATGGACGTTAACCCCTGTAAGCAAAAAAAACTTACCAATATGCGTGCTTCAGGTACCGATGAATCTATACGTTTAGAGCCGCCACGCAAAATGGAGCTTGAAACATGTATGGAATGGATCCAGCCTGATGAACTTATAGAAGTTACACCCGGTCACATTAGATTACGTAAAAAAGCTTTACGCGCTAACCTAAGAAAATAA
- the truA gene encoding tRNA pseudouridine(38-40) synthase TruA translates to MQKEKTYKIIVAYDGTNYCGWQRQPQVSTVVGVLEQRFQAVFKTEIALLGASRTDAGVHALGQVARFRTTLSIGIEQLKNAWNNVLPADIIIRELTQVEDTFNPQHNVAQKTYYYHFFQRRPLPFVYRYGAYYKPTIDLEKLTECLNVFVGTHDFRSFCTGQDKENTIRTIHSITVNSFKKYGFYRITIKGPGFLRYMIRRIVGACLDSACTPELTKEHLITALAEKNPSQKFDTAPARGLILRKIVYK, encoded by the coding sequence ATGCAAAAAGAAAAAACCTATAAAATAATTGTTGCCTATGACGGCACCAATTACTGTGGCTGGCAACGGCAACCCCAAGTCAGCACTGTAGTTGGAGTATTAGAGCAACGCTTTCAAGCTGTTTTTAAAACAGAGATTGCGCTCCTAGGTGCTTCACGTACTGATGCTGGTGTGCATGCTCTTGGGCAAGTTGCCCGGTTTAGAACAACTTTATCAATAGGCATAGAGCAGCTTAAAAATGCTTGGAATAACGTGTTGCCTGCAGATATCATTATACGAGAACTTACACAAGTAGAAGATACTTTTAATCCTCAGCATAATGTTGCTCAAAAAACCTATTATTACCACTTTTTTCAGCGTCGGCCTCTGCCGTTCGTTTATCGTTATGGTGCTTATTATAAGCCAACTATTGATCTTGAAAAATTAACAGAATGCCTGAATGTGTTTGTTGGTACTCATGATTTTAGATCATTCTGCACCGGACAAGACAAAGAAAACACTATAAGAACCATACACTCAATAACCGTAAACTCATTTAAAAAATACGGTTTTTATAGAATTACCATTAAAGGTCCTGGCTTTTTGCGTTACATGATTAGACGTATTGTAGGGGCTTGTCTAGATAGCGCCTGTACGCCAGAGCTCACTAAAGAACATCTTATAACTGCTCTCGCAGAAAAAAATCCTAGCCAAAAATTTGATACAGCTCCTGCCCGCGGGCTTATTCTACGCAAAATTGTTTATAAATAA
- a CDS encoding GNAT family N-acetyltransferase: MNITKKIIIALSLILAVGAGIQAYSYYNGSIYTYTPQKDRAFILDLFKNNWYWLVSERSTDFSVEYMLDNKASSKLARKGDLTLKVYRREGAPVGFVSYFTKELYEGFVLFLAVNEKERSKGYARKLLAYALDDLKKRGCLVIRLITRTNNVRGQKLYTGMGFKKIWEHEGFVKFEKDLTVGNAAVVNA; the protein is encoded by the coding sequence ATGAATATAACAAAAAAGATTATTATTGCCCTATCGCTGATACTAGCAGTTGGTGCTGGTATTCAAGCCTATAGCTATTACAATGGGTCTATCTATACCTATACACCGCAAAAAGACCGTGCATTTATTTTAGATTTATTTAAAAATAACTGGTATTGGTTGGTAAGTGAACGATCAACTGATTTTAGTGTAGAATATATGCTTGACAATAAAGCTTCATCAAAATTAGCCCGTAAAGGTGATTTAACGTTGAAGGTGTATCGTCGTGAAGGGGCTCCCGTAGGATTTGTAAGTTATTTTACTAAAGAGTTGTATGAAGGATTTGTTCTGTTTTTAGCAGTAAACGAAAAAGAGCGTTCCAAAGGATATGCTCGAAAGCTGCTTGCCTATGCTCTTGATGATCTTAAAAAACGTGGCTGCTTAGTTATTAGACTAATAACACGTACCAATAATGTCCGTGGGCAAAAATTATATACCGGTATGGGCTTTAAAAAAATATGGGAACATGAAGGTTTTGTTAAATTTGAAAAAGATTTAACCGTAGGTAATGCAGCGGTTGTTAATGCATGA
- a CDS encoding NAD(P)/FAD-dependent oxidoreductase: MKSHKYDLVIIGGGSAGLVAAKFAAGIGKKVALIEKENLGGTCTWTGCIPSKTLIRIAQIAHSVKHLEHYGLGCAHTMHLDTSSIMTHVQKTIKQVYATHTPQELEKAGITVFKGAAFFINAHEILVGTTKLYAKKVIIATGTEPFIPSIEGLDQVPYLTNSSLFNLKELPPSLIILGAGPIGIEMASALNRLGVKITVIEMAPRILSKEDPELTELLTKKLEAEGVIVLTAHTALKVTKDAAGITVICKNQAPGFSNVVADSLLIAVGRKPVLSGFGLENTGVKTTPKNIPVSATMQTNIRHIYACGDIVGPYQFSHMAEYQAVIAARNALLPFFKKKADYNQRIWVTFTEPELASAGLSEQEARAQYGDSIKIYRYDYKDIDRAKTDVHLVGMAKFICDKKGYILGVHILGTRAGELIHEVQLGKLYSIKFTRFYSIIHAYPTYSEVIWKAAKKAYIDDLQSNKFLRFMRWLFGYQKK, from the coding sequence ATGAAATCACATAAGTACGATTTAGTAATAATTGGTGGCGGCTCTGCTGGCCTCGTGGCTGCTAAATTTGCAGCCGGCATAGGTAAAAAAGTAGCGCTTATTGAAAAAGAAAATCTGGGAGGTACGTGTACCTGGACAGGGTGTATACCCAGTAAAACACTTATTCGTATTGCCCAAATAGCTCATAGTGTTAAGCATCTTGAGCACTATGGTCTTGGGTGTGCTCATACCATGCATCTTGATACCTCTTCTATTATGACCCATGTACAAAAAACTATAAAGCAAGTATATGCTACTCATACGCCACAAGAGCTTGAAAAAGCAGGCATTACTGTTTTTAAGGGTGCTGCCTTTTTTATAAATGCTCATGAGATTCTGGTAGGAACAACCAAGCTGTATGCAAAAAAAGTTATTATAGCTACAGGAACTGAGCCCTTTATTCCTTCTATTGAAGGTCTTGATCAAGTGCCTTATTTGACTAATAGCAGTCTTTTTAATCTAAAAGAGTTGCCTCCATCGCTCATAATTTTAGGTGCTGGTCCTATAGGTATTGAAATGGCAAGCGCTCTCAATCGATTAGGCGTTAAAATCACTGTTATTGAAATGGCGCCGCGCATATTATCTAAAGAAGATCCTGAGCTTACAGAACTGCTTACTAAAAAGCTTGAAGCTGAAGGAGTAATAGTCCTTACTGCTCATACAGCGTTAAAAGTTACTAAAGATGCTGCGGGCATTACGGTTATTTGTAAAAATCAGGCACCTGGTTTTAGCAACGTTGTAGCAGATTCTTTACTTATAGCAGTAGGGCGTAAGCCGGTGCTTTCTGGTTTTGGTCTTGAAAATACGGGTGTAAAAACGACGCCTAAAAATATACCTGTTTCAGCTACTATGCAAACTAATATACGTCATATATATGCTTGTGGTGATATTGTAGGTCCTTATCAATTTAGTCATATGGCTGAATATCAAGCAGTTATAGCTGCACGTAATGCGTTGCTTCCTTTTTTTAAAAAGAAAGCAGATTATAATCAGCGTATATGGGTTACGTTTACCGAGCCCGAGTTAGCATCAGCTGGTTTAAGTGAACAAGAGGCACGTGCTCAATATGGAGACTCAATTAAGATTTATAGATACGATTATAAAGATATAGATCGTGCAAAAACTGATGTTCATCTGGTGGGTATGGCTAAATTTATCTGCGATAAAAAGGGGTATATTTTGGGTGTACATATACTGGGTACTCGTGCAGGTGAATTAATTCATGAGGTACAATTAGGTAAATTGTATTCAATTAAGTTTACGCGTTTTTACTCTATTATTCATGCTTATCCTACCTATTCAGAAGTTATTTGGAAAGCTGCAAAAAAAGCTTACATAGACGACTTGCAATCAAACAAATTTTTACGATTTATGCGATGGCTTTTTGGTTATCAAAAAAAATAA